Proteins from a genomic interval of Chryseobacterium indologenes:
- a CDS encoding aspartate 1-decarboxylase, with amino-acid sequence MLIEVFKSKIHRVRVTASDLNYIGSITIDEDLIEAAGLVVGERVYIVNVNNGERFDTYVIKGKRKSGEVCLNGPAARKVQKDDIIIIIAYAQMTPEEAKDFQPKIVFPDEKTNLLT; translated from the coding sequence ATGTTAATAGAAGTTTTTAAGTCTAAGATCCACAGGGTGAGAGTAACAGCCTCTGACCTTAATTATATAGGAAGTATAACGATAGATGAAGATCTTATTGAAGCTGCCGGATTGGTAGTGGGAGAGAGGGTCTATATCGTCAATGTCAATAACGGAGAGCGTTTTGATACCTACGTTATCAAAGGAAAAAGGAAATCAGGAGAAGTATGCCTGAATGGTCCTGCTGCAAGAAAAGTACAGAAAGATGATATCATCATTATCATTGCCTATGCACAGATGACCCCGGAGGAAGCGAAAGACTTTCAGCCGAAAATTGTTTTCCCCGACGAAAAAACAAACCTTCTTACCTGA
- a CDS encoding TerD family protein: MAINLQKGQTIDLRKNDRGESVYDLSKVTIGLGWDVRKQGGGFFGKLFNKEAEYDLDAVAFLLDGNGKVANLGRTVQTNDGRQMGLYQGDVVFFNSMQHPSGNVWLTGDNRTGAGDGDDEQIIVKLDQLDQSYQKIVFLVTIYQGRTNNQHFGLIENAFIRAVDAKGKEITRYSLSGDSSMNGMCAMVFAEAYRHNGDWKFRAVGEPHHTDNFIDILRQQYAYSN, encoded by the coding sequence ATGGCAATTAATTTACAGAAAGGTCAGACGATTGATTTAAGAAAAAATGACCGCGGAGAAAGTGTTTATGACCTTTCAAAAGTAACGATCGGTTTAGGATGGGATGTCAGAAAGCAGGGAGGTGGTTTCTTTGGGAAATTATTTAATAAAGAAGCTGAATACGATCTTGATGCAGTCGCATTTCTTTTGGATGGAAACGGCAAGGTCGCTAATCTGGGAAGAACCGTTCAGACGAATGACGGAAGACAGATGGGACTTTATCAGGGAGATGTGGTTTTCTTCAATTCTATGCAACACCCGAGTGGAAATGTATGGCTAACAGGAGATAACAGAACCGGAGCCGGAGATGGTGATGACGAGCAGATCATCGTTAAACTGGATCAGTTGGACCAGAGTTATCAGAAAATTGTTTTCCTTGTTACCATTTACCAGGGAAGAACCAATAACCAGCATTTCGGACTGATTGAAAATGCTTTTATCCGTGCCGTGGATGCTAAAGGAAAAGAAATTACCAGATACAGCCTTTCCGGGGATTCAAGTATGAACGGAATGTGTGCCATGGTCTTTGCGGAAGCCTACCGCCACAATGGAGACTGGAAGTTCCGCGCTGTAGGTGAACCGCACCATACGGATAACTTTATTGATATTTTAAGACAGCAATACGCCTATTCAAACTAA
- a CDS encoding flippase-like domain-containing protein — translation MEKTSKNPLKSVLTIVISLAFAGFFLWLALKGLDFKVIQQSLAKANYLWVVFASVFGLLAYWFRAIRWNLMLEPMGHSISNSNSLWSISFGYLMNLTIPRSGELARATALYGVEKVPVDKSFGTIILERVVDLLCMMGFLGLTLLFKYEAILSFYKNSGVQLNPDKILLVLLILIAGTVLFFVFKKRLSGVPFLGKIVNFIDGIFQGLTTIFKLKEKGKFILYTLGIWICYYFAAYLVCFALPETSGFSPADGFFIIVVGTLGMIIPASGGIGAYNLAMKFGFMALFISMGKSAELGGEMGLTYSFISLPLQIVIMLVMGLISIPMLAKARNAAVSDQNL, via the coding sequence ATGGAGAAAACATCAAAAAATCCCTTAAAGTCGGTTCTCACAATAGTAATATCGCTTGCTTTTGCAGGCTTTTTTTTATGGCTTGCCTTAAAAGGGCTTGATTTTAAAGTGATTCAGCAGTCATTGGCCAAAGCCAACTATCTTTGGGTAGTATTTGCTTCGGTATTTGGTTTACTCGCTTACTGGTTCAGGGCGATCAGATGGAATCTTATGCTGGAGCCAATGGGGCACAGCATCTCAAATTCAAACTCGCTCTGGTCAATTTCTTTTGGATACTTAATGAATCTTACCATCCCGAGAAGTGGAGAACTGGCAAGAGCTACAGCATTGTATGGTGTGGAAAAAGTTCCCGTAGACAAATCTTTCGGTACCATTATTCTGGAGAGAGTGGTAGATTTATTATGTATGATGGGATTTCTTGGATTGACATTGCTATTTAAGTACGAAGCAATTTTGTCATTCTATAAAAATTCCGGGGTACAGCTTAATCCTGATAAGATACTGCTGGTCCTTCTTATACTGATTGCCGGTACTGTTTTATTCTTTGTATTTAAAAAGAGACTTTCCGGAGTTCCTTTTCTAGGTAAAATTGTAAATTTTATCGACGGGATTTTCCAGGGATTGACGACTATTTTCAAATTAAAAGAAAAAGGAAAATTCATTCTTTATACCCTGGGAATCTGGATCTGCTACTATTTTGCAGCATATCTTGTATGTTTTGCCCTTCCGGAAACTTCAGGATTCAGCCCTGCAGACGGATTTTTCATTATTGTTGTAGGAACGTTAGGAATGATTATTCCTGCCAGTGGAGGAATAGGGGCGTATAATCTGGCGATGAAGTTCGGATTTATGGCTTTATTTATTTCAATGGGGAAAAGTGCCGAACTTGGAGGGGAGATGGGGCTTACCTATTCCTTTATTTCGTTACCGCTTCAGATTGTGATTATGCTTGTCATGGGGCTTATTTCTATCCCGATGCTGGCAAAGGCAAGAAATGCCGCCGTTTCAGATCAGAATTTATAA